The following proteins are encoded in a genomic region of Columba livia isolate bColLiv1 breed racing homer chromosome 17, bColLiv1.pat.W.v2, whole genome shotgun sequence:
- the DTX1 gene encoding E3 ubiquitin-protein ligase DTX1 → MARQGAGAMLASGGLGFPPQNLARVVVWEWLNEHGRWRPYSAAVCHHIENVLKEDARGSVVLGQVDVQLAPYIIDLQSMHQFRQDTGTMRPVRRNFYDPSSAPGKGIVWEWENDNSSWTPYDMDICITIQNAYEKQHPWLDLSSLGFCYLIYFSSMSQMNRQTQRKRRLRRRMDLAYPLTMGSIPKSQSWPVGTSTGTPCSCPQCLLVNSTRAASNAILASQRRKLYPGAVRQSSTFAGAALWPVGTGTVAVAGGTAKGEGLRVSSGAFAPNQSVPGTAPLPGLNNLNRPGTQRGGGLSTRATVPPGVPALPVKNLNGTGPVHPALAGMTGILMCAAGLPVCLTRAPKPILHPPPVSKSDIKPVPGVNGICRKTKKKHLKKSKAPEDVVRRYIQKVKNPPDEDCTICMERLVTSSGYEGVLSQRSIKPELVGKLGKCGHMYHLLCLLAMYNNGNKDGSLQCPTCKAIYGEKTGTQPPGKMEFHLIPHSLPGYTDSKTIRIVYDIPTGIQGPEHPNPGKKFTARGFPRHCYLPDNEKGRKVLKLLIVAWDRRLIFTIGTSNTTGESDTVVWNEIHHKTEFGSNLTGHGYPDPNYLDNVLAELLAQGVSEATLKD, encoded by the exons ATGGCACGGCAGGGCGCAGGGGCCATGCTGGCCTCCGGTGGCCTGGGCTTCCCCCCACAAAACCTGGCCCGGGTGGTGGTGTGGGAGTGGCTGAACGAGCACGGGCGCTGGCGGCCCTATTCGGCCGCCGTCTGCCACCACATCGAGAACGTGCTGAAGGAGGATGCCCGTGGCAGCGTGGTGCTGGGGCAGGTCGACGTCCAGCTGGCACCGTACATCATCGATCTCCAGTCCATGCATCAGTTCCGGCAGGACACGG GGACCATGCGCCCCGTCCGGAGGAACTTCTACGACCCATCCTCAGCCCCAGGGAAGGGCATCGTGTGGGAGTGGGAGAACGACAACAGCTCCTGGACGCCCTACGACATGGACATCTGCATCACCATCCAGAACGCCTACGAGAAGCAGCACCCCTGGCTGGACCTCTCCTCCCTGGGCTTCTGCTACCTCATCTACTTCAGCAGCATGTCCCAAATGAACCGGCAAACCCAGCGCAAGCGCCGGCTCCGGCGCCGCATGGACCTGGCGTATCCCCTCACCATGGGCTCCATCCCCAAATCGCAGTCGTGGCCGGTGGGGACCAGCACAGGGACAccctgctcctgtccccagTGCCTGCTGGTCAACAGCACCCGTGCCGCCTCCAACGCCATCCTGGCGTCCCAGCGCCGAAAGCTCTACCCGGGGGCTGTGCGCCAGAGCAGCACCTTTGCCGGGGCGGCGCTGTGGccggtggggacagggacggtGGCGGTGGCGGGTGGCACAGCCAAGGGCGAGGGGCTGCGGGTGTCCAGCGGGGCATTCGCCCCCAACCAGAGTGTCCCTGGCACGGCGCCGCTGCCTGGGCTCAACAACCTCAACCGCCCCGGCACGCAGCGGGGGGGTGGACTGAGCACCCGTGCCACCGTCCCCCCAGG GGTCCCGGCCCTCCCAGTCAAGAACCTGAATGGCACCGGCCCTGTCCATCCTGCCCTCGCAG GGATGACAGGCATCCTGATGTGCGCTGCTGGGCTGCCCGTCTGCCTGACCCGCGCCCCCAAGCCCATCCTGCACCCGCCGCCTGTCAGCAAGAGCGACATCAAACCTGTGCCCGGTGTCAATGGCATCTGCAGGAAAACCAAGAAGAAGCATCTCAAAAAGA GCAAGGCCCCTGAGGACGTGGTGCGACGCTACATCCAGAAGGTGAAGAACCCCCCGGATGAG gacTGCACCATCTGCATGGAGCGGCTGGTCACCTCCTCCGGCTACGAGGGCGTCCTCAGCCAGCGCAGCATCAAGCCGGAGCTGGTGGGCAAGCTGGGCAAGTGCGGGCACATGTACCACCTGCTCTGCCTCCTGGCCATGTACAACAATGGCAACAAG GATGGCAGCCTGCAGTGCCCCACCTGTAAGGCCATTTATGGGGAGAAGACGGGGACGCAGCCCCCTGGGAAGATGGAGTTTCACCTCATCCCCCATTCCTTGCCTGGCTACACCGACTCCAAAACCATCCGGATTGTCTACGACATCCCCACCGGTATCCAG GGCCCGGAGCACCCCAATCCTGGCAAGAAGTTCACGGCACGAGGCTTCCCGCGGCACTGCTACCTGCCCGACAATGAGAAGGGCAGGAAG GTGCTGAAGCTGCTGATCGTGGCCTGGGACCGGCGGCTCATCTTCACCATCGGCACGTCCAACACCACGGGGGAGTCAGACACAGTGGTGTGGAACGAGATCCACCACAAGACCGAGTTCGGGTCCAACCTGACGGGCCACGGCTACCCTGACCCCAACTACCTGGACAACGTcctggctgagctgctggcccAGGGTGTCTCCGAGGCCACCCTGAAGGACTGA